The Anolis carolinensis isolate JA03-04 chromosome 2, rAnoCar3.1.pri, whole genome shotgun sequence genome contains the following window.
AATGAGTGAAAGCCTTTTTCTGAGAGGTTCTTCCAGTTGAGATGTGACATATAATTGACCAAAAGAGGATTAGAATAACACAAGAAAGTAGTGAGCAAGGGAAGTCTAGGATATTTCAAGAAAGAGTTTGGCTGTACAACCATGAATATGGAGATAAAACATTCAGGAAACCcttgccccccccttttttttttaataatctcaAAGTAATAGTTAACTATCAGATCACAGTGTTTAGGCAATGATTATATCTTTTACACACTCTATGAATATACATTAGTATCAGTTTGTCGAGTGCCTACAAGCTGTTTCTATTTGAAGGCAACCCTAAGACAattctatcacaggattttcttggcaaaatttgttcagaagagattttgtcattgtttttctttgaggGTTAAGAGATGTGACTTGTCCATGGTCACCTAATGAGCTTCATTGCCAAATAGGGATTTGAAGCCTGgcttccagagtcataatccaagcCTTAAACCATTTAAAACCATACTTTATAGCATTAGCCTGGATAGGATTCAGCCTTCTGGCTAGCAATAGGTtttacataatatttatttatggaaGAGTACAGGTAATCCACATTGTTTATCTCACTTTCTCATGGACACACTGATATGAATaggtattattttgtatttttttacacAAGGGCTTGCCCCTGTGACTTCATAAGGCTCTAATTTGAGATTTTAAAGCATGGGAAgctgttgacctagcaacccTGTGGTGACCAGACAGATATTTGAGGCCCTGTGTAGTAATAAATACATGTGGGGCTCCTTCAGGCAAGAAAAAAGTCTGAATTATAAGTGGACATGCCTGGTATGCATGGCAATATCAAGAAATGGGCTACCTGGTACAGCCATATGATCATTTATGTGACCCCGCATGTGATCTCTGTTAACAGGAGTAACAGTAATTGTCATCTTTATGTTGCCACCACAGTAAATTTACAGTGTCCTGGGCCTTTTTGGACTGGAGAAACCTTGCTGGAGGCTTGAATCTGGAAATTCTACTGTTATAAACCAGTTCAGCTACCTGCAGctgtctaaataccctaaaggcaccaggtccCTTCTGATCTCGGCAGGGTTGGCCCTGGCTAGTACATGTGTGGGAGACCAAGGAATagcagatgctgtaggctatactcagaggaaagaactggcaaggCTAAGTATTCCATCCCTTTAAAAATCCCTGTGAAATTTATATCTCAATAAGTGACCTGAAGGCTTGTGCACACACACAAGTTACCCATATGAAGTCTGAATCAGTAGTCTGCCACCagccccatctttaaatctcacaAACTTCTGAGATCTTGTTCTTGTTGCACGATTTATTTTATTACTgacaataaataatacaatatgttACAGAAATTCCAATAGTAACCAAGGCCCAAAACAagttgcattctttgttaacaaaaagtaaaaacaaaagctgtgcagaaaacagcaatcTGTTCATCTCTCTGCCCAGGTTAAAAAGTTGTGGGATGGGACAGCAGATGTCTCCTTCTTCCTAGCCAAAGGTGGATACAGTTGTCATATGTTCCTTTTTGCATAACTCCATTAAGTTTGCCTGAAATACAAACAGAGCCTGGGCCTGTCACCTCTGCTGCCACAGGAGCAAGCCTCAAGCTGTACTCCATTCCTACATGACTACCTCCTACTTCTTTCACCGCCTCCCTCAAACACAAAGGCCAGCAAAACTAGGATTGTGGTGTATATACAGAAGGATTAACATGCTATGTAGGATGTATTAAAATTGATTTGCCTCCACTGGATTCTTGTTTGAATCAAGGTAAGACTGAATTCAGGTGAGAGCAAACTTGCTAGGCAATTCTGAACTCAGAAGGTGCCAGCAGTTCCTGAGAGAGCTTGCTTCCTTAATATCTCACAATCCACCCAGATACATAACTGTATTGCTTCCAGAGACTCAGTGATGAACTTAATGGCAACTAGTTAAGTTCAGTCTTCGAGTCCCTGTGGCATCTCATTCAAGCATCACAGCCCTTGACACAGAATGGTTACTAAATGTCTTTCTCCTTTTCCATTAGCGCACCTTGAGTTGTTCTTGTCTATGCTGTTAAGTGGGTTGACTATGAACTATACATATAAAAAGCTATTGGCAAGCATTATTGCACATATGAAATAGGTTCAAGCCTAGAAAGCTCGAGCCACATTGCTTTCCCAATCCTGAAAGCTCAAAGTATATGGAAATCTGGGGAATTTGTTCTGGGATTCTATTGGGAAGTCAAACAGCTatagttaaaaaaattaaaactcagATCTCCCAGGCACAGCTCTAGAACAAGCCTTTGCAAGCCATGAGAGGTTCAGATAGCCATCCATGTTCTGGTGTTGCTACTGAGACGTGTCACTCCCCAAACAAAGCTATGTTGGAATGGCTTTTTCTTCAGGAGTGTTTTCCCCATGTCATAACAGTCACATGTTCACGGCAGTTATTTACAAACATAATATCTCCCTCTTTAAACCCTTTGCACCAGCGGAAGCTACGTGTTCTTTGGATTACAAAGTATACAGTCAAATGTTAGTTCAGCATCAGAAGATGTGAGATCCATTGTATCATTCTTGTCCAGAAGTCTTTTGTTCAAGGGGAGGACATTTCCAtgcttttctccttctcctcccattcttcTTCTGATTCGTAGGTACCTTTCACGATGGCTACCCTCTCAGACATATTCATTGAGTGTGGCATCAGAAAGTAGTTGTAAAGCAGAGAAGCCACAATGCCTCCAACAATTGGCCCCACCCAGAAGACCTGGAATAatacaaaggaaagaaattagagCCCATCCCAGGTTTTCAGACTTCCCTTCGGAACCAGCTTAGCCAGAGCAGAATGCTCACCACTTCTGTATAGTTACAGTATATTCAATGTAAGAGAACCTGgacaagttactttttggacttcaCTGTGGTTCTGTGTTTTTGAGTTGTTTCCACCTTATTGTTATCATAAGGcatgcatggacaaactttggcacATCCagtaggcctcttctacactgccatataaaatccagattatcttctttgaactgggtcatatggcagtgtagactcatataatccagttcaaagtagataatgtggattatctgatttgatattctggggccgggctgtggcgcagctgttaagcagctgccttaaatcactctgaccatgaggtcatgagttcaaggccagcccgtggcggggtgagcacccgtcaattaaaaataaaaaatagcccctgctcgttgctgacctagcaacccgaaagatagttgcatctatcaagtaggagataaggtaccacttataaaaagtggggaggcaagattaactaatttacgacctggtatgaggaagtgccgtcagtgtggatgatgaagcagctgctcccccctgtggccagaatcgaacatcccctcagaagaaggttaacttgcctctgcgtgtctctctctgtctctgtttgatgtgtttatgggcattgaatgtttgccttatgtgtgttataatgtgatccgccctgagtccccttcggggtgagaagggcggaatataaatactgtaaataaataaataaataaataaataaatattctggattatatagcagtgtagaaggtgcctaagATAAACTCATTCTCACATTACATATAATGGGATGGCCAGCTGAGATAACAAATTTCTTCCTTTTTGGTTGACCTATTTAAGGGCTAAATTGAGAACAAACAAGAATTTTACCAGTGTACAGATTGCAATTGCTTCTAAAGTCTATTAAAAACAGAAAGGTTTCTGATTatgcaaaataaaatgaacattcaaAAATTATAAGACCAAAAAATCTgtctttttttcaaaaagtagCCAGATAATTCTTCTTCAGCTAGTTCTGGGTTGCATCCATGGACTGGCATGGATTTCACTATAAACACTGATGTTCCTAAAATAGTATAGGAACTTCATGAgcacttaaaaaaaacaattttagtgTGAAATTTATTCCAGAGGAAGGTTTGCACTTTCTCAGATTTCCCTGAACTTTTCCACTTCTCAGGTCAGGGACACAAACTGCCTTTTTATATGAGCATGTAGGATGGCGAATAAATTCCAGATTTCATCATCTTCACTTTTACTATTATGGCATTGTGGACCTTGAAGCAATTTATTGGTCCCTTATTGTAGACCTGTAAATATTGTACAAATCAAAATTGCCATGTCTCAAGGCTCATTAAAATACTTTCATGTTATATATTTGGACTTTGATCTTGCCTCCATAAAAAGATGTCCTTGTAGAAATTAAGAGCAATTGCAGGACTTATTTTTCACCCTTAAGGTGAACAGGTTAGTTTCTTACCCAGTGAGCAGAGGTGAATCTTTTCATGATAACAGCAGGTCCAAAAGATCGAGCAGGATTCATAGAGCAGCCAGTAAAATAAATCTGTTGAatggggaagaggaaaatgacaaAGGACAGTCAGAGATTCAGTGTGAATTAGctataggttgagtatctcttatccaaaatgataAGGGCTAAATTCATTGTCCATCCAGCCCATCTTTGTCTGCTTTGGCTGGAAATGGTTCTTTAGGGGGATGGGGGAGGAACAAAAATTAAATTCTAGGCTCAGTTCCATTCCAGATGGACGGTTTTTCTCCATAGTAATTGTAATCAGCAGGATTCAGAAATTTTGATTCTCCAAATCTCTGGTGAAATTGTGGTGCAAATCCCTAGTGAAATTGTGGtgaactctatttattattttctcagatctatttatatcagtggttctcaacctgtgggtccccaggggttttggcctacaactcagagaaatcccagccagtttagcagctgttagaatttctgggaattgaaggccaaaaatctggggacacacaggttgaaaaccactgttttatatgtatatatatgtgagtATTTTGGGGGTTGTTGCTGAGACCCTAAACTACAGTTGACTTTACTTAGTTATTTTGCACATAAATTCCTTCACAGCAATGCAGCTCAGTCATAACTGGTAACACAAGCTCCCAGAGTCCTCACTGGTCAAAGTTGCTGAGATCTCTGCATCTATGATTTGACACTTcacccttcctttttttctttctgcgtAGATACTAGACGGTCATAGCAAGAAATACTCACCCCAACCAGGTGACCCAGAGTGACAGACAGCCCAATAGACAGAGCCGGGGAGCCCACATGGTCATTTCGGCGGCTATCAGTTGAAGCAAAAACGCACATCACAAGCTGGAAGGTGAGGATCATCTCCACCACCACAGCCTGGCCTGCAGTTGTGTTGTTGCTGAGCTGTTGGGTAGAAAAGAAACAAATTTAGACTCCATTCTTACACGTTTCTTTCTGGAAATCGAGGGAGCAGACTTCTTAGTAAATAAAGATACTTAAGGAGGGCTGACAGCTGAAGAATACTTTCTGGAAATGTGGTTCAGTATTTTCATTATATCCTAATTCTTTGTGACAGGGAGCTGAAATTTCTGCTGTTATGGGCCTTCCCCAGTTTATGTGGGTGTGGTTCATAATGCTAAATAAACAACTACATTCATCAAGCATCTATCAAATTTTATTGTCAGCCCATTTTCCTCTGCAAAAAAAAGGGTCAGAGATTTCACGGTTACTGCAACAAACAAAGATATTCTGGGGGAAGGGGGAAAATCCCCTTTAGTAGAGATCTTACATTTGTCTCTCTTTTGTCAAGAATTTCACCTGTCGCATTCAACACGGGTCCAATCTGTGGACCTGTGTACACAAATTGTTGATCTATAGCAGGATCAACATGCTTACATGAAGTGAGTCTGTATATATTGCAGCACTCAAACACATATTTTTTCAGACTTCCTAGGTACTGCTGTACTTGTGATCTGCCCTCTGAATTTAAAATTCTTGTACCCAAACAGATTATCTCAGACATTATATAGTATGAAGTCTTGGCTCCCTAATACAACTTTGAGCTATTTTTCATTTTGGCTAATATTGTATCGATGCTACAGTAACGTTAATGTACTTTTAAGTCTCTTAGGTAGGGGCATGGCATGTTTCTCGCAATGAGGATGAAAACAATTCTTGCATCAACAGGATTGTAATTCATATGAAGCCTACATTTGCCAGAGAGTTCctttgcattaaaaaaaccccCCGTAATATGAAGAATAAGAAAAGCTAATTCATATTGTATCAAAGCAGTTTACATTTTGAGAGCAATTTTAACCTCATGAAACCACTGCCTGACTTACTTTTATGAACTGTGCTTTGCACACCTAATGTGTTGATTTGGAAGAACTGTCAGTGGGATATAGGATTTGAAGGATATAGGATTCTTCAAAATAAGAGAAAGACAGAATGAACTGGCATGGCATGAATGAACTGGCATGGGACACGTGGGATCCACTCACACCACACAGTcatagccaggcctgtagcgagggggcagttttaggggttcaatccccccccccaaatttttttttcatgttataaaaaaacctggtttactcatgaattttaactggttaaccaaatccccatgctaagtctatgagacgcaaaacattaagagtccctccaggcactatttcaagcagatattgacaggtttgtagcggggagaggtgggtgctaggggttcaaccctcccccccgaaattttcaaaatccctcccgaaatttttttctggctacggccctggtcatAGCCccatgattccattttaaatgccatggctgctttatgtggattcctgggattcatagtttgcaAATTCTTTATactcctccctaaactgcaaatcctaaacttctatagaacagagccttggcagttaatgcACAATTTTCTTACTATAATTGTGTGATGTGAAAAGATTTGTAGTGGGTCCTTTCTTTTAGCCAGGCAGCTCCTCTTGTACATCTCTCAAAACTaaaatcccaagattctgtaggatgcagccatggcagttaaaatacagTCATGGTAGTATAACTGTGATATGTCAAAAGTCCCTAGGTCCTAGTCTTTAATTTTAGTGGTCAGTACTAAATGGGCATCTTTACATTTTAATTAGCACAGGCAAATTGTATGTACAATTGCATTatcttttctccatttttttaaagcaaggaattTTCTCTTTTATGGCAGCACTCATGTGGGTGCCCAAATCCTTATGTAATGCATAGCGCTGACTCAATGTATTCTACAACCCAATCCCACTCTGAAACAAGTTTGCACCATGGTCTTTAGAGCGGATACTTGGAACCTGCAGTCACATTTAATGTTGAGTGTGGGATCATCCTTGTAGCAGCTTAGCTAGGCTCCTGTACCCCTTTCTGTCCAAGCATAATGTGACTCCTCAGCCAAGTTTATTTAGCTAAGCCAGAGCCCAGCCCAAAGTTTAGTGTCACAGAACTCACTGGATCTGTGTGTTTAATGGTGGTGCTTCATGGGGATCGAAAAAGAGCTACAGTAACATTACCAATGCAGTGAGCACACAATTTTTCGACCACCTTTAGAACAGGAATGCACAAAAATCCAACTACATAAGTTTAGAATGTTTCCAAGTGATTTCCAAAAAGCAATCTTCTGTGACATTTCAGTATCTATGTACTGAGAAATGGGGTTATAGCCATAAAGGTCACTTAATTTTAAAGATGTTGttacttttctttctcttcctcctgtctttcttttctctatTTTATGCAGTATCAATATAGCGGGTTCTCTCTTCTCTGGCTATTTCTTCTACACCACACCTCTTTATGAGATCCTTCTTCAAGAGCCTAAACTGGAGCTAAAGAATTTATTgcgtcttctttttttctttcctttttgggaGTGACTTTCTCCCCTCCCTTAGGATATAAGAAGCCTTTAGAAGAAACACAGCCTTGTAATTTACTCTGCCCTAGTAACCTGTCATACCAGCACTCTCCAAAGTGTCTCATACATGAAAACCTGCATCATTGCTCTACAGTGAGATGTGCAGGTGGAAATGCACCTGCAGCAGGGCAAGCTAGCAAGGTTCAGAATGTCTTTAGCCTGGAGCTGTTCTTCTTAAATATTAATTTTCTTTGTGGGTACCTTACTTGTTTAAGAATTTCTTCCTCAGGGTGCAATACTAGCAAAATTATAAATCAGATCCATAGtgttacagcaaaaaaaaaaacttaccccATTGACTGCCAAGTTGCCACGGGCATTTGTGGGAGTCACTCCATAAAGAACGCCTGCACCAGCAATGGCCCCTACCAGCTGGGCCACAATGTAGAATAACATTCTGAAGAAAGAAATCTGGTTCCCGATAAAAAAGGCAATGGTCACTGCTGGATTCATGTGACCACCGCTGATGTGACCAAAAGTCTGTGCCATTGTGCCAATGGCCAAGCCAAAAGCCAGCGCAATCTGGAGAACGCTTGGCAAGGCAGATGGCCACTTTAGGGCTGAACCCAGGCCAAAAAAGACAAAAATCGCAGTGGCTAAGAACTCAACAAAGACAGCTCGGAGAAAAGCGATGGTGCAGACTTCTTTCCTCATGATTAGGGTGGAGCAGATGGAGATACAAGGATGGTGGAAAGGTTTCTCTTCTGTCCAGGATGCTAAGGGACTGTAGCAGAATGCAGGGCCCTCCCaatatatatatctctatctatccctCACCAGGTGTAACAAGAAGGATTGTACCCAAGTATGGGTGGAGCCATGAACCCAGCCAGTCCTCCTCTGCTCTCCCCCCTCACCTGTACCTGTGGAGTTTGGAAAGTTTCCATCTTCAAACAAGTACCTGAACCTTCCCCTTTTGGAGGCTCCAGCCCTGATGccaattttttctctctcttcctccccccaACTATACCGGCCCTGTTGAATGGCCCTGCTATGATTAGATAACCACAATATTGCATAATGACATCTAGATTAGCACCTTGTCTGTTTACCTTGCTCCTCTTGGCCCTGCTTTTTATGTGTCCCTTTGGTTATAAGGTCAGGTGCATCATGCTCAtaaaaaaaagcattttgagACACTTATGTAGTGTATTTTTAATATCCTGCTGCtgattttcccctttttttctgaAGAAAGGAGAGTTTGGGAAAAATGCTTGAGTGGAACTCTAGAACTGGATTCTCTAGTAAACCTTTtgacattttaaatgaatttCTTTTGATCTCTGAACTTATTGCCCTGAGAACCAGCCCTTTAATTTGTCAGCTTTTCTATATAGATATCTGGGCTTACAATCTGCTAAACTATATTCAACATCTTGCTGGATAATGAACTGTAAAATGCATTAGCAGCATAGGACATTAATATAAGACTCATCTCAGTTTACAAAAGAAGTGAGGCAGGCACAGGACTTAAGAACTCTGGCACGACAGCCTAACAAAGTCTCTCAATTTGTTCAGAACTAACAGCTCAATTTCAGCCACTAGTTGCGTAATTTCAAAGAATCTTTTTCATGCGGTTTTCTCAGCTAACTTCTCTTTGAGTTCTACTCAGCTTGTAAATTGCCTCTTTGGGGGGAAGCATAACATTGTTAATGGCTACATGGCTTTCACAGGGTTCTGAGCAGGATAAATTGATgactatgtttattttttatggtTTGTAATGTTTTTTGTTTACATGTTGTTCACCGGTTTGAGTCCCGAtctgggagaaaaatgggatagaaataaataaatgaataacaataataataaactcgaTTTTGTGACTCTCAAGTACACAACTAGCTTGAATAATGATGAGTTGTGATCAGGTCTTCACTCCCTCCCTTCCAGTGTGGAAGTAACACTGGAAAAGGAAATATACAGTCATTTCTCTGAATTCACTAGTATTAGGGGCACAGGTGAAAAGCCACACAATAAAAATTGCTACTTTTCTACTTGAGAGATTTCTTTAGGAATACCTAggccttccagcatgactctttgGTGTTCTTATGAAATCTAACCATAGAATTATATTGGAGGACCTAACAATTCCTCAAGAGGTGTTCTTCCTTGAAATTGCTAAGTCTCCAAGCATAATTGGGGAAAGTTGAAcatagtcacactggaggatccagatactcctagagagaacattttaaaacaaatccatgaacaatcaaatccacaaaagtcaaaactacaaatgtggaAAGACGATTGTAATGGTTTCCTATGTGCTGTTCCATGATTCAAAGCTGCTATTAACTGTACCTGGGAAAGTATATAcaggttttttaaatcatgtcagaagcgacgagaacatactgcaagttgcttctggtgtgagagaattggctttctACAGAGACTTGTCCAGGGCACACCAAGATGTGttagctgagaggcttctctcatgtcccctcaagctagggctgacagacgggagatcaccccgtctcacagattcaaactgacaaccttcaggtcagcaacacaaccttcaggtgAGAAGTTCTGCCGTCACAAGAGTTGAATTctattgcgccaccacggctcctagtatatacagtacaacttaacaagaaaacagaaaaacatagataatagcaaactctattgaaatgaatgacttccaccaGAAGGTAGAATGACATTTTCTAGTTCTCCAGGATAACTCCGGTGGAAGCATATCACAGAAtcatctttggggggggggggcaagaaaatacctagagaggacatattttgtctgtTGTGGGGTTGGTGAAACTGTGAGTCCCAGTCTTATGGGTACATGTCATATTGTAGCTTCTTGTAAGGTACTTGTTTATTCTTCCTCAGAAGTAATAGCAGCTTCAAGATAAGGACATTTAAATTAAGAAACCAGGAGAGAGCAAATTCTCCATCTTGCCACATTACTTCTTTGGTCTTCAAAGAAGAGTAAGATGTTAATTTGTTTCTATGCTTTCTAGAGATCTTGTCCAGTGATGTCCTGCTGTATATGACTAATTTGAAGCTGGGATTGTCTGTCTTACGCTAATGATACAACAATCAACTTTCAGACACTGCCTGACATGTCTAGTTCGACGGCGGCTCGGTTCATTCTGTTGCTCAAGGAAATGCATAATTGGTAACAATTCAGTTTCTCTGAGAACACAAAATCTTCTAGTGAGgtgaagtttgcctatgtctgttATTAAGCTTTTCATGCTCCCCAGTAATCCCTATAAATCTGCATTTTGAATCTATGTATAGGAATATGGGATCAGCTTCCACAACTGCTATTTACCCATCTCTCTGTGTAGAACTGAGATTCTCTGTGAGGCTTCTGGTAAGTTGTGAAAATTGCTGGCAGGTAAGAGAAAACTGTGAGACTTCTGCAGATGACCAGAAACAGATATACACACACTGAGTACTCCACTCTGATCTTTCATGGACTGTAATGTTGAACACACAAAGGCCAAAAAAACCCACCCATTTTCTCTGTACAGCATGTGCCTGCCAACCTGTGTTCAGGACAGGGAGTGGACTTTGCAATACGGAGGAAGCCAGCATAAAGCACATGTTACCTTAAGTCTGCCTTCCCTTCCAAGAGAACTGTCTTTTGCATTCAGAATGGCACCGTGATCCAAAATGTGTGAGGGCTGAGCAATGAGGTGCAATTAGCATCCATGCAGGTAAaagctacatttttaaaaattagaactcccagaatcctcagttgTTATGGCTACAGGATTTTGAGAATTACAGTTCAAAAAGTCTGGATTGTTACAGCATCAGATTATTTTGAAAAGATTGTGTGCGGGTTTTAAGATTTTATGGTGATTATTTGGGGGGTTACTTGGTAACACTGAGCTAGCACCTGGGTCCCAGCCTCACCTCCTTTGTAGGATTGTTGCTTCAATAAAAGGTTGAACTACAGTGAATTCAAAATGTGGGCACACTGTGACACCCAGACAAGTTCAATGCCTGATTTCTGGTCCCCCCTGAGCTCTGGTGGTCTGTTGTGCACTGTTGCAGCCACTATAAGGAACAACCAAATTTGAGGTTGAGTTGCTTCTAATAATGTTTTAGGCTATTTGAACTGttctccctcctctctccatTGTTTTGGGGTGTCTTCTCAGTTGGACTACATAGAGTACTTTGTTTATTACAAGGGATTTTTAAAGACCAGCCAACACTTTTATGGCtgattttttattgtgttttttggaTTTGGAAGTCGGGTGGATGGGACCATTGACCTCAACATAATGTTGTAGTGTAAAAGTCTGAATCATCCCCTTGTCCAACACCATCTTTACACAACCTAGAGTGTTAGCTTTGCTATGCTGACCGCACTGCATAAGCCACAGAGCAGGTGCAGTGCATAAAAGAGCTTGCAAGGCAAATAGCTAGAATATGACTCATGGAACCAAATCAGCTCATATGCTGTAGGGCAGaagggaaataagcaagatgatGGCTAGAATCCTAGACGGTATGTGTGGAACATGGTAGCACCATGTGCCAAACTCCACACCATCATCCCTCCACAGAAGTTAAACCCCATGGATAGCAACTACAATA
Protein-coding sequences here:
- the LOC100564623 gene encoding aquaporin-5: MRKEVCTIAFLRAVFVEFLATAIFVFFGLGSALKWPSALPSVLQIALAFGLAIGTMAQTFGHISGGHMNPAVTIAFFIGNQISFFRMLFYIVAQLVGAIAGAGVLYGVTPTNARGNLAVNGLSNNTTAGQAVVVEMILTFQLVMCVFASTDSRRNDHVGSPALSIGLSVTLGHLVGIYFTGCSMNPARSFGPAVIMKRFTSAHWVFWVGPIVGGIVASLLYNYFLMPHSMNMSERVAIVKGTYESEEEWEEKEKSMEMSSP